The genomic stretch ACTGCTGTAGGGAAAGAATATACTGCTATACTAGTCTTGCGTAAAAACAAAGACATAGTAGTCCTGTTGAAGAGCAGACTATAATGATATACTAATCCTGCAAACAAGAGAATGGTCTTGTTAATTTAAAGACGGAGTATAATCATGCAATTATAatcattctcttctctatAATGTGATGTCTAGAACCAAGCCGACGTCGTCGACATTAGCCTTTGAGATATCCTCCAAGAACGGTAACAAATCTATCAACTCGTTGTCGTGGGTATCGCTGAACCAACTGGAGATAGGAATGGAGTGCTGTGGATGGAAGATGTAGGAAGCTGGCGAGTTATCAATAATAATCGAGTCGCTCAAAGGTCTTCCAATCTGCGacaaattcttgatgaaatttCCCTGGTAGTTGTAACAGGAGTCACGGAATAAACGATGATGTACAGCTTTGTGGAAATCCAATTTGTCAAGTAAAGGATCTCCATATTTCAGCACCGAAGCTGTAAAGACTACGACTTCAAACCACTGCCCTACttttttcaagaactcatCTACACCTGGTCTTTTTATCACGTAAACATGATGAACTTGATTGTCGATCTCTACTGGAATTACGAAGTCCGCTGTTCTCAAGTATTTGAAGGATGAATGAACAAGTGTCTCATCCAAATCGAGAATAAGACACTTCTTGTTgccaaacttcttgtctttgtgACCCAAGAGAAACCCCGTCTCCGGATTAAATGCTTGGCCTTCCTGGAGCTTTGTCAAGTCCAAAAAAGATTCCTCATCATCCTCCATGTCTTCCTCGTAGATTTCATCGTCGTGGttatcgtcttcttcggaCTCAGCAGAGTTGAGATTGTTGGCAGATGTCGCAGTTACTTGAGCAAGCGTTTGGGCTTCTTGTGCGGCTGTTAATGGTGGGACTGAGTCGTCGTGATGTGCATTCGATGACGGCGTGTTGTTGTTCGACTCGtcgttggtgttggtgaTGGTGTCGGTTTCATTGACAGAGTTGTCGTCATCCAACAAGTCCTTCTTTGCAAGAGGGGCCAGCTTTTTTTGCTTCCCTGTCGCCGctgttggtgttgttgcGGCAGCTACGGCAATCTTGCCATTCCCAGCGGCCGTCGCAAGCACAGGATCTTTAGAAACGCTGTTCCGTCTAGGAGGCGTGGAGATATTCTTGTTGGAGCTGCCAGGGGACGTTCCATTAGAGGCTGATTTTACAGCACCAGTAGATGTTCTActcttctggctctggttgTGGATTTTGTCGTCAGCGTCGTCTTTGGAGTCGACCGAACAGCACAATAACGATGATAACAATTTGTCCATGGCTGTGGGAGAACTGATGATAGAAATGTGTGTTAAATGTACTAAATGTAAATGATAGTGAGAATCAGAATGGTGTGGTTATAAAACTGACAATGTACCTGTAGGTGATATAACGATGGGATATGTCTAAATTGATAACGATTATGACCAAAGATATGAGAACGAATAGATGATGAAACGGCTAATGAATAAAATACTAACTGTGCATATATGTTGTATTGTTGCTTGTTCCGTATTTTgatttatttcttctgtttccttACGATTatctttttcactttcaatCTCAACTTGACTTCAGAATTTTTCCTTAATCAAAATTATGAGATCttaattgaaatttgaatcTGACTCAACCTGAATGCTTTATGAACTTTGAAATCTGCTTGAAACTATGATTGCTTCACTTCAATTCTATCAGAAAATACTATCTAGTTTCACTTTCGTACTATCTCTACAGCGTCGTTCGTATACTGTAAAAGTTGTGTGTCACAACCAAATTACTTCTTGCAATTACTGATGGTTCGTGTGGGAAGTCTGGCGGTTTGGAATAGTGCGGCTGGGGTGTTTGGAGGAGCAGCCGCGTGAAGTCGTTGTGGGGGGCGCGGCGCCGTGGGGGTATGTACCGTCAGACGTGTAGGCAGATGTCTGGACGACTTTTCTGACGGAGGAACTGGTGCTTCTGGAAACAACGAAATGGCGGTAATGTTGAAAATCCTCTGAAATGTTGTCGTTTGGCTTTTTTCCAGGTGGGAGAAATGTCGCGCCCATGTCGCGGGCAGGTTGAGTGCGATGGAGCTTAGTGCTGGTGTTTGGTGTACTGTCGGCATAAAAAATGCGACTTTGTCGAAATGCGACATTGATCCTGATACCCAAAAGGTGTGGACAGGTGTCGAGCTCGGATTCTGTTTCCATATTGAAAACGCAGGCATTCAATATGCCAAATGTGGATTTctaataacaataataattaTTTTAATTATATAATAGAGCGCATGTTGCAGAATAGTACAGATTTGCACAGAATAATAGTCTACCACAATAGACCGTACAAAATAGCAATATCTGGATAGAGTAAAAAGCGATTTGAATTGTGTAGTGGAGTAGGGGTTCAGGGAATATTCAATTGTATCAATAAAGAATTACCCAACAGTCACAGGATAGCATTCTATTGTTTCCTGTCCAATCGCTGTTACCTACTCTATATTGTCTGCTTCTCTGTATCCTCTTTATCTAGATGTGATATTATGTCGATCTGCATATCCTGTGCAGTTTCTGTCAGACAAAAGTCGCCCATTATCTGCAATCTCCCACCGGTGCCGATGAAATTATCGGCCTACGGTCGTTTTTTTCCCGATACTCAGCAGTGAGAATAGTGTTCTTCCGCCTGTCTTTCTGCTATGTCTTCCTACTTTATGTAGTGTTGGGCAATGAAATCTCAGGTGCTGGTTAGGGACAATAACTGGATTCACTTTCGTGCGAGTGTATCCGTTGTGCATGTGCCCGACTCAGTTTGTGCATGTCGCAGCACTGCATTTGCCAGCTACAATGTCGTACGGGTTGGCACTGTGTCTTTCCAGATCTGTCTGAATTTGTAGCCCTTCGGTAGACTGGCCCCACCAAAAGAAATTCGAAGAAACAGGAAACTTTCCCGCCAACAATGTAATTATACATTCGCTGGCTTTGACAGGCTCTGGAGGAATGCTCGGATTTGAGAATCTTCGGCTTTGTCAACTCAACCTCGATTCTTAGAAAAATATGAGTTCGATAGTGACAACTGGTTGTAGTTTGCGCAACATACATAGTGTATATTATGTGCGACACACCGCCGCACCTCCCGAATCGACATTCACATTTTTAGTGCCATGAAAATGTCGCTCGCCGGTTCCGAGGTTCCTCTGTCTGTATTAGCCGGTTCGAGGCAAGCTTATCCGGAGAAAGTTGTAGGGCTTATTGTCTTGTAGTCGAAACGTCTAGAACTGATGAATACAAACTTTAATATGGAAATCTCCCTAGACTACCCCTATATGAATTTCAGTTCAGGTGGGATCTTTCACTCCGACCCAGACACCGACACCAATAAAATACTTTTTTCGCTCAGACAATAAAACGTCGTCGCGACATTTCCCTGTCTTGCTAGTGAACTTTCAGTCCGACATTGTTGCTTTACCTACCAGCTGCTGCCGACACCTTCCATATTGGGATTCATCTCcaaatggctgcaactaGCCCTTATTCAGCAAGCCTATGGCATGTGATAACTGGGATTCCATCGGGATTTTTGCCCATCTTTCCGAATTGTAGAAACCATACGGGTTGCAGCCATGTGCTCTTAAAACTTTGGGAGAATCTGAACTACAAATTCATTAAGAAGAGTTTCAAGAATCTCGATAACTTTACTAATTCTCAAGACACCAAAAGGGCGTGGTGGGTGAAAACCAAAATGCTTTACGATTTTAACAAAAAAGTATTGCAACGTCGTGATTGTATGAGCTGTATTAAAAATTATGTATGCTGTTAATCTTGAATCGTTTGTTTCTAACCACTACTCCCAATCCTGTAGCCATGGCACTGTAgaagtcttccaattccGTTCGTGAAGATCGTATCATATTCTCTGAAAGATCTAatgtcttcaactttgaagaacCCTTGCTTCCGTAACTTAACTTAGTTATACCATTCCGGCTTAAGTCCAATCGCTTCAAATGCTTGTGTTCACAGATTGCTGACGGAATGGTGAATGTATCCTGAAGAAAATTGTCATGTAGATCgaaaatcttcaagaatggaGGTAGTGTAATCTTCTCATCTATATCTTCGATAGAACAGAACGATAAATTCAACTCTTTCAACAGAACGGGAGGTGTACTGAATAATGGAAATTTTGAGTGGATCATTCGGAGAGGATTCTGTGTGAGATTCAAAACCTCCAAATTAGGAGGAGGATACCAATCGGAAAGATCGCCGATCCTGTTGAAGTCCATTTCCAATCGTTTCAAATTCACCAACTGAGACCAATTGACGTCTTCATTATTGTAAGACTTCAAATCACTGATCTTGTTTCCAGACATCCTTAGGACTTGTAAGGATCTGGGAAACTCAAAGATTTCAAGATGACTAAGAAAACACTCTGTCAAATCAAGCTGCTCTAAACTAGATGGTAATTTCATTCTCAAGCCTCGATATTCCTCGTTGACACGAAGCGAAAGCTCGAACATTCTGAGGATCTTCAATGATTCTGGAAATATGAAATAAGGACCCTTATGAGGAGAGTTCCTAGTATCGTACAACGACCCTAACCTGGTCAAAGAAAGGTCAAGCAATTCAAGATTGGGTGGGAAATCCAAATTACTAAATGAAGTGATGGGATTATTGGTGAGTAccatgttcttcaagtcctGGGGCCATTTTAAGCTTGCCATTTGTTGGAATATGGCATCGTCTATTCCACATTGTGTGAGCAATAACGACTTCAATTGTGACGGCCAGCCAGTACCTTTGCGATCATATACATCCAGAATTCGGTTATAGGAAAGATCTAGAGTATTGAGGTTTCTAGGGAAATCTGACAAGTCAACACTTTCAATATCGTTATAGGTAAGCATCAAAGTGTGCAAATTCTCAGGAAATGATATTTTCGAGATGTTTAACAGATTAACACCGGCCTTGTTGAGATACAATTCCTTGAGTCCTGGAGGAAGTTGAATGGTTTCTGGTTTTGTAAAGTCGTACCACGACAAATCCAAATGACTGagacttcttggaaattCTACACCCGTCCAATCTCTATAGTTATGTCCGAGGAAGATAATTGTATCTAGATTTTTGTGCTTTTTAAGATTCTCATTTATTCGTACGAGGTTCCTCTCTTTAGTTTGCAATTGGTGAATCTGGAGCCTTTTCAAATTGGggaaagaaaggaagaagttgacatCAGCAGTAGTAACGTCATTGTCTGCCAATACCACTAAATCGCCGACTTTTGTAGTTAGTCGTTCTCGATTGGTTTCCATTATActcttcaaagaaggaaCATCTCCACACCCATCCAATACAAGCTTTGCTGGGTTCAAATCTTCGTTATCTCGAAGAAATTGGGTAATCTCAAAGTACCCCATTAGCTTAACATATGGCGAAACTGTAACTAGCTCCTTCCTATAACTACTCGTTCGAGGTAGTAGTAAGAGATGGAGCTGCTTGTTGTAAAGTTGGTCTTTCAAAACATCCCTAATGGCAGAATCTGGAAGATATAGTAGGAAATCGAATATGTATTCTGGGGGAAGCATATTGACTATACTCCAGACCACATGGTCAGGCAATTCCGGAAGAAATTCGGTTACAAATCTCTTTAGATActcttcgtcgtcatcaCCTATACCGGGAGACATCTTTTAGTCTCTATTGAATAGAATGACGTCTGTAAAATGATTGGGCTAGTATGACAAATAGagagaaagtgaaaatttctCCTGCATAAAGAGAAGATGGACCTGATAAGAGATGCCATACGGATAATTGAAGATATACAGAGAGGGAATGATATGATATGGAAGGCCAAAGAGGTGGATTTGAATTGGTGCAGATGTACTGGAATTGTCCTCTAATTTCTTAGAAATATGTAGACCTGATGGTCTTTATTTGTCTTATGACGATGTTCTACTATTCTAAGTGCAAGAAAATTAAAGAAATCAATGTGTCTCTTCCAGTAAAGTTCACAAATATATAGAATTTCCTGAAAATGCTGAAGAGGACATGGACTACTTACCATGTAGAATTCCTGGCCCATATCTACCCGATATCTTAGCTTTTACCACTGTTCTTACTACTGTAGACCTTTAATGAATCTGGTTCGCGCACACCAATATCAGAAACAAATTGATCGTAAAGCTTCTACAATAGTCAAGTaacattcaattctttctacACCAATTCAAACAGAAAGTTTAACAATGTCGATTCCGGGCTTTGGCGCAGAGGCACAAGTGTACAGCGAAACCGGCTCCAAGGGTTTGGTTGAAGTCGCCATACCTGAGGGTTCAGAATGGCGAATTGAAGTACCGCATAAGACAATTCTCAAGTTCAAAGTAACTGAAGGAGTAGCAGAGATTTTTGGCACGGAATTACCAATAAATGTTGAGCTACAGATATCTGGAACGAAGACAATGGTGTATGCTCCCATAAGTGGGGGTGCGAAGTTAGTTTACGAAACTTTTAAAAACAAAACGGTGATGTCgaatgaaagtgaagaaattgtagagTATCTCTCTAATGACTCTGTAATGGCCAACTATATAAATTTGCACTTAGTTGTCGAAGCCATGCGACAGCAGGTTTCAGATAACAACATATTGAATCCGACAGAATTACAGCTGGGCCCGCGGGTGTTAATCGTAGGGAACGGCAATTCAGGCAAGACGTCATTGGCGAAGTTGTTGAGTGCATATGCTATAAAACTGGACAGTACGCCGGTGCTAGTAAACTTGAATCCTCGGGATGGCGTTTTCTCGTTGCCCGGATCATTGACGGCAACGCCTATCAGCGATAGTCTAGATGTGGAACTGGCTAACGGTTGGGGGTTCACGACAACGTCTGGATCATTATTCCACAATCCCAAACAGCCCATAGTAAAGAACTACGGCTTTGTAGATGTGAATGAAAACTTAGACTTGTACAAGTACCAGGTTTCGAAGCTTGGAGTCACCGTACTCTCGcgtcttgaagaagatatagCCTGTAGAAACGGAGGCGTTATCATCGACACACCTGCATTGGGCATCAAAGACTTCACGGTGATTGAAAATATCGTTTCAGACTTCGAGGTAAACCTCATTGTTGTTTTGGGAAATGAACGGCTCATGATCGACTTAAAGAAACGCTTCAAACATAAGTCAGCTTTGCAGATTGTAAAAGTGCCCAAGAGCGAAG from Scheffersomyces stipitis CBS 6054 chromosome 2, complete sequence encodes the following:
- a CDS encoding predicted protein, which translates into the protein VAIPEGSEWRIEVPHKTILKFKVTEGVAEIFGTELPINVELQISGTKTMVYAPIIYETFKNKTVMSNESEEIVEYLSNDSVMANYINLHLVVEAMRQQVSDNNILNPTELQSGPRVLIVGNGNSGKTSLAKLLSAYAIKSDSTPVLVNLNPRDGVFSLPGSLTATPISDSLDVESANGWGFTTTSGSLFHNPKQPIVKNYGFVDVNENLDLYKYQVSKLGVTVLSRLEEDIACRNGGVIIDTPALGIKDFTVIENIVSDFEVNLIVVLGNERLMIDLKKRFKHKSALQIVKVPKSEGLVEVDEAFIRRTQEESIKEYFNGNYKTRLSPFKTDIDVNDHTIYKCVLSSDVNSALSFLPAEPSSSNLDNSILAITQLPSTHKSGRELLNTSILGYVHVSKFDDAKGKIKVLLPFPGGFPRNMLISTNIGFNE
- a CDS encoding predicted protein, whose translation is KKCLILDLDETLVHSSFKYLRTADFVIPVEIDNQVHHVYVIKRPGVDEFLKKVGQWFEVVVFTASVSKYGDPLLDKLDFHKAVHHRLFRDSCYNYQGNFIKNLSQIGRPLSDSIIIDNSPASYIFHPQHSIPISSWFSDTHDNELIDLLPFLEDISKANVDDVGLVLDITL
- a CDS encoding predicted protein; this encodes MSPGIGDDDEEYLKRFVTEFLPELPDHVVWSIVNMLPPEYIFDFLLYLPDSAIRDVLKDQLYNKQLHLLLLPRTSSYRKELVTVSPYVKLMGYFEITQFLRDNEDLNPAKLVLDGCGDVPSLKSIMETNRERLTTKVGDLVVLADNDVTTADVNFFLSFPNLKRLQIHQLQTKERNLVRINENLKKHKNLDTIIFLGHNYRDWTGVEFPRSLSHLDLSWYDFTKPETIQLPPGLKELYLNKAGVNSLNISKISFPENLHTLMLTYNDIESVDLSDFPRNLNTLDLSYNRISDVYDRKGTGWPSQLKSLLLTQCGIDDAIFQQMASLKWPQDLKNMVLTNNPITSFSNLDFPPNLELLDLSLTRLGSLYDTRNSPHKGPYFIFPESLKILRMFELSLRVNEEYRGLRMKLPSSLEQLDLTECFLSHLEIFEFPRSLQVLRMSGNKISDLKSYNNEDVNWSQLVNLKRLEMDFNRIGDLSDWYPPPNLEVLNLTQNPLRMIHSKFPLFSTPPVSLKELNLSFCSIEDIDEKITLPPFLKIFDLHDNFLQDTFTIPSAICEHKHLKRLDLSRNGITKLSYGSKGSSKLKTLDLSENMIRSSRTELEDFYSAMATGLGVVVRNKRFKINSIHNF